From Burkholderia cenocepacia, the proteins below share one genomic window:
- a CDS encoding tartrate dehydrogenase produces MKNPHRIAVIAGDGIGKEVMPEGLRVLRAAADRFDIPLAFDEFGDWCTDHYVRHGTMMPADWARQIGAHDAIFFGAVGAPDIVPDHVAVWESLIKIRREFDQYVNLRPVRLMPGVPAPLAGRQPGDIDFIVVRENTEGEYSSVGGRMFTGTDREIAVQQSVFSRVGVDRVLRFAFELARSRPRKQLTAATKSNGISITMPFWDERLAEMARSFPDIETRKYHIDILCAHFVQNPDRFDVVVASNLFGDILSDLGPACTGTIGIAPSANLNPERRFPSLFEPVHGSAPDIAGRGIANPIGQIWSAALLLQHLGRGESRYEAAAAEIVAAIESVLIAGPHTRDMGGTASTEELGAAIAHTIANPASIEE; encoded by the coding sequence ATGAAGAACCCGCACCGCATCGCGGTCATCGCCGGCGACGGCATCGGCAAGGAAGTGATGCCCGAAGGCCTGCGCGTGCTGCGCGCCGCCGCGGATCGCTTCGACATTCCGCTGGCGTTCGACGAATTCGGCGACTGGTGTACCGATCACTACGTGCGCCACGGCACGATGATGCCGGCCGACTGGGCGCGGCAGATCGGCGCGCACGACGCCATTTTCTTCGGGGCCGTCGGCGCGCCCGATATCGTGCCGGACCACGTCGCCGTGTGGGAATCGCTGATCAAGATCCGGCGCGAGTTCGATCAATACGTGAACCTGCGCCCGGTGCGCCTGATGCCGGGCGTGCCCGCGCCGCTCGCCGGGCGCCAGCCGGGCGACATCGACTTCATCGTCGTGCGCGAGAACACGGAAGGCGAGTATTCGTCGGTGGGCGGCCGGATGTTTACCGGAACCGACCGCGAGATCGCCGTGCAGCAGTCGGTTTTCTCGCGCGTCGGCGTCGACCGCGTGCTCAGGTTCGCATTCGAACTCGCCCGCTCGCGCCCGCGCAAGCAGCTGACGGCGGCGACGAAATCCAACGGCATCTCGATCACCATGCCGTTCTGGGACGAGCGCCTCGCCGAAATGGCCCGGTCGTTCCCGGACATCGAAACGCGCAAATATCACATCGACATACTGTGCGCGCACTTCGTCCAGAATCCGGATCGCTTCGACGTCGTCGTCGCCTCGAACCTGTTCGGCGACATCCTGTCCGACCTCGGCCCCGCGTGTACCGGCACGATCGGCATCGCGCCGTCGGCGAACCTGAACCCGGAGCGGCGCTTCCCTTCGCTGTTCGAGCCGGTGCACGGCTCGGCGCCCGACATCGCGGGCCGCGGCATCGCGAACCCGATCGGGCAGATCTGGTCTGCCGCGTTGCTGCTTCAACACCTCGGTCGCGGCGAATCGCGCTACGAAGCCGCGGCCGCCGAAATCGTCGCGGCGATCGAATCCGTGCTCATCGCCGGCCCACACACCCGCGACATGGGCGGCACGGCCAGCACCGAAGAACTGGGCGCCGCGATTGCACACACCATCGCGAATCCCGCATCGATCGAGGAATGA
- a CDS encoding LysR family transcriptional regulator yields the protein MRSSSEKLSGSISVFAAVVDAGTFSAAADVIGMTPPGVSRAIARLEKRLNIRLFNRTTRSVSLTEEGRRFYEQVMPHLAGLEEAAAAAAGGVSAVRGKLRINLDPVVYRAILGPRLDAFMDAHPELEIELIARDSLGDLVMDGFDLAVRFGEPRASSLIARKLLDTGVVTVAAPSYIARRGRPAKPEDLENRHHRCLEFRNPETGKPFAWEFHRKRKRIVVDTRGRLTVNDPGALLNACLAGSGIAQMLLLGAEPLIADGRLINLFPEWADERYPLYAYYPSRHHVPAKTRAFLDFMVELTGIHGGGGAR from the coding sequence ATGAGATCCAGTAGCGAGAAGCTGTCAGGCAGCATCAGCGTGTTCGCCGCCGTCGTCGATGCCGGGACGTTTTCGGCTGCCGCCGACGTCATCGGCATGACGCCGCCGGGCGTCAGTCGCGCGATCGCGCGGCTGGAGAAAAGGCTGAACATCCGGCTGTTCAACCGAACGACGCGATCGGTGTCGCTGACCGAAGAGGGCCGCCGCTTTTACGAGCAGGTCATGCCCCATCTCGCCGGGCTGGAGGAAGCCGCCGCGGCGGCTGCGGGCGGCGTCTCCGCCGTGCGCGGCAAGCTGCGCATCAATCTGGATCCGGTCGTCTACCGGGCCATTCTCGGGCCACGACTCGATGCGTTCATGGACGCGCATCCCGAACTCGAAATCGAGCTCATCGCGCGAGACAGCCTGGGCGACCTCGTAATGGACGGCTTCGACCTCGCCGTGCGCTTCGGCGAACCGCGGGCATCCAGCCTGATCGCGAGAAAGCTGCTCGATACCGGCGTCGTGACGGTCGCGGCGCCCTCGTACATCGCGCGCCGGGGCCGGCCGGCCAAACCCGAGGATCTCGAAAACCGGCACCACCGCTGCCTCGAATTTCGCAATCCGGAGACGGGCAAGCCGTTCGCGTGGGAATTCCATCGCAAGCGCAAACGCATCGTGGTCGACACTCGGGGACGCCTCACGGTCAACGATCCGGGCGCACTGCTCAACGCGTGCCTCGCCGGTTCCGGCATTGCGCAGATGCTGCTGCTCGGTGCCGAGCCGCTGATCGCCGACGGCCGGTTGATCAACCTCTTTCCCGAATGGGCCGACGAGCGGTATCCGCTATACGCGTATTACCCGTCCCGGCATCACGTGCCGGCCAAGACCCGCGCATTCCTGGACTTCATGGTCGAACTGACGGGCATTCACGGGGGCGGCGGCGCGCGCTAG
- a CDS encoding LysR family transcriptional regulator — translation MFDLTSLALFVRAAELGSLSRAAQQSHMSLSTASRRIALLEHHFRVVLLNRTVAGVELTPAGEALLRHATDLLLRTDAIYCELSDYTKGAVGRVRVFANISAISQDLPDQLRTFSQRYRDIKLQISELRSSDILQALREGRADVGIVTSRTAPEGIHLAPYCMDRASVVVPDDYPLSGDSIDFSALLDHDLVALDDRSELTRSLVREAALLGKSVRFRVQVQSFEAMCRLIAAGQGIGILPERAVALFREPMRLRFIRLNDPWANRVMSVGIRAGAVPLPTRKLFEFLASFAPPSLVSGEAGQSND, via the coding sequence TTGTTCGATCTCACGTCCCTCGCCCTGTTCGTCCGTGCAGCCGAGCTGGGCAGCCTGTCGCGCGCCGCGCAACAGTCCCACATGTCGCTTTCCACCGCAAGCCGCAGGATCGCGCTGCTCGAGCATCACTTTCGCGTGGTGCTGCTGAACCGCACGGTGGCCGGCGTCGAACTCACGCCCGCCGGCGAAGCGCTGTTGCGCCACGCGACCGACCTGCTGCTGCGCACCGATGCGATCTACTGCGAACTGTCCGACTATACGAAAGGCGCGGTCGGCCGCGTCCGCGTGTTCGCGAACATCTCGGCGATCAGCCAGGATCTGCCCGATCAGTTGCGCACCTTTTCGCAACGCTATCGCGACATCAAGCTGCAGATCAGCGAGCTGAGAAGTTCCGACATCCTGCAGGCGCTGCGCGAAGGCCGCGCGGACGTCGGCATCGTCACGTCGCGCACCGCGCCCGAGGGCATCCACCTCGCGCCTTACTGCATGGATCGGGCCAGCGTGGTCGTCCCCGACGACTACCCGCTCAGCGGCGATTCGATCGATTTCAGCGCGTTGCTCGACCACGATCTGGTCGCGCTCGACGACCGCTCGGAACTCACGCGTTCGCTCGTCAGGGAAGCGGCGCTGCTCGGCAAGTCGGTCCGTTTCCGCGTGCAGGTGCAGAGCTTCGAAGCCATGTGCCGGCTGATCGCGGCAGGGCAAGGCATCGGCATCCTGCCCGAACGCGCGGTCGCGCTGTTTCGCGAACCGATGCGCCTGCGTTTCATTCGCCTCAACGATCCGTGGGCCAATCGCGTCATGTCGGTCGGCATTCGCGCCGGCGCCGTGCCGCTGCCGACGCGCAAGCTGTTCGAGTTCCTCGCCTCGTTCGCGCCGCCTTCGCTCGTCTCCGGTGAAGCCGGGCAATCGAACGACTGA
- a CDS encoding aldehyde dehydrogenase family protein, with protein MQFDHYIDNARVVPNTGARIDVVDPSTGEPFATIARGDATDVQHAVSAAQRAMGDTLDGPWAKLSPVERSNLLFAYAAAVSQHADELAQLEARDTGKALNTARTDAAVLARYLQYYAGCVDKLHGDTLPYTAGFTVLTVREPIGVTGHIIPWNYPMQIYGRSVGASLAAGNACVVKPAEDASLSILRLAEIAAEVGFPAGTINVVTGLGGEAGAALSAHPGIRHISFTGSTGTGALVGRAAAERHCPAVLELGGKSPQLLFDDADLDQALPVIVNAIVQNAGQTCSAGSRLLVQRTVYERVLDRLAQQFERLRSGPPSMNLEMGPLVNAKQHARVRAIVERAQADGIRVAARGTIAAGASGAGYYQEAVLFRDVPPDSELAQEEVFGPVLAAMPFDDEDAAVALANGTQYGLVAGVWTRDGARALRLARKLQAGQVFINNYGAGGGVELPFGGVKASGYGREKGFEALLGFTALKTIAIRHD; from the coding sequence ATGCAATTTGATCACTACATCGACAACGCCCGCGTCGTGCCGAATACCGGCGCGCGAATCGACGTCGTCGACCCGAGCACCGGCGAACCGTTCGCGACGATCGCGCGCGGCGATGCGACGGACGTGCAGCACGCCGTTTCCGCCGCACAGCGCGCGATGGGCGACACGCTCGACGGCCCGTGGGCGAAGCTGTCGCCGGTCGAACGCAGCAACCTGCTGTTCGCGTACGCCGCGGCCGTCTCGCAGCATGCGGACGAACTCGCGCAGCTCGAAGCGCGCGACACGGGCAAGGCGCTGAACACCGCCCGTACCGATGCCGCGGTGCTCGCGCGCTACCTCCAGTACTACGCCGGATGCGTCGACAAGCTGCACGGCGACACACTGCCCTACACCGCCGGGTTCACGGTATTGACGGTGCGCGAACCGATCGGCGTGACCGGTCACATCATTCCGTGGAATTACCCGATGCAGATCTACGGTCGCTCGGTCGGCGCGTCGCTCGCCGCCGGCAATGCGTGCGTGGTTAAACCGGCGGAGGACGCGAGCCTGTCCATTCTGCGGCTGGCGGAAATCGCGGCCGAGGTCGGCTTTCCGGCCGGCACCATCAACGTCGTCACGGGGCTGGGCGGCGAAGCCGGCGCGGCCCTATCGGCCCATCCCGGCATTCGTCACATCTCGTTTACCGGATCGACGGGAACGGGCGCGCTGGTCGGCCGTGCGGCCGCCGAGCGTCACTGCCCGGCAGTGCTCGAGCTGGGCGGCAAGTCGCCGCAATTGCTGTTCGACGATGCCGATCTCGATCAGGCGCTGCCCGTCATCGTCAACGCGATCGTGCAGAACGCGGGGCAGACCTGCTCGGCCGGGAGCCGCCTGCTCGTCCAGCGCACCGTCTACGAACGCGTGCTCGATCGCCTCGCGCAGCAATTCGAGCGGCTGCGTTCGGGGCCGCCGTCGATGAATCTGGAGATGGGGCCGCTCGTCAATGCAAAGCAGCATGCACGGGTGCGGGCCATCGTCGAGCGCGCGCAGGCCGACGGCATTCGCGTGGCGGCGCGCGGCACCATCGCGGCCGGCGCATCGGGCGCAGGCTACTACCAGGAAGCGGTGCTGTTCCGCGACGTGCCGCCCGACAGCGAGCTCGCGCAGGAAGAGGTATTCGGCCCGGTGCTCGCGGCCATGCCGTTCGACGACGAAGACGCGGCGGTCGCCCTCGCGAACGGCACGCAGTATGGCCTCGTCGCGGGTGTCTGGACCCGCGACGGCGCCCGCGCGCTGCGGCTCGCGCGCAAGCTGCAGGCCGGACAGGTCTTCATCAACAACTACGGCGCGGGCGGCGGCGTGGAACTGCCGTTCGGCGGCGTGAAGGCAAGCGGGTATGGCCGCGAGAAAGGCTTCGAGGCATTGCTCGGCTTTACCGCGCTGAAGACCATCGCGATCCGGCACGATTGA
- a CDS encoding NmrA family NAD(P)-binding protein produces MYAITGITGKVGGALAHELLASGRPVRAVVRDATRAAAWAARGCEIATAFMEDPASLADAFAGATGVFILLPPVFDPAPGFPEARKVIEAVSAALLKARPDKVVCLSTIGAQADEPNLLTQLALMEQALREMPMPVTFLRPGWFMENAAWDVASARDEGVVASYLQPLDKPVPMVATADVGRVAAELLQQTWSGVRVVELEGPRQVSPNDLALAFARVLGRDVRAEVVDRRTWEALFRAQGMKHSLPRMRMLDGFNEGWIDFESGPDEILRGHVALDTVLGELVSRTV; encoded by the coding sequence ATGTATGCAATCACAGGAATCACCGGCAAGGTCGGCGGCGCACTGGCCCATGAACTGCTGGCCTCGGGACGGCCCGTGCGCGCGGTCGTGCGCGACGCGACGCGGGCAGCGGCATGGGCGGCGCGCGGGTGCGAGATCGCGACGGCTTTCATGGAAGACCCGGCGTCGCTCGCCGACGCATTCGCCGGCGCGACGGGCGTGTTCATCCTGCTGCCGCCGGTGTTCGATCCGGCGCCCGGGTTTCCCGAAGCGCGGAAGGTGATCGAGGCCGTATCCGCCGCGCTGCTGAAGGCGCGCCCCGACAAGGTCGTGTGTCTGTCGACGATCGGCGCGCAGGCCGACGAGCCCAATCTGCTCACGCAACTCGCGCTGATGGAGCAGGCGCTGCGCGAGATGCCGATGCCGGTGACGTTCCTGCGGCCCGGCTGGTTCATGGAGAACGCCGCATGGGATGTCGCGTCCGCGCGCGACGAGGGCGTCGTCGCCAGTTACCTGCAGCCGCTCGACAAGCCCGTGCCGATGGTCGCCACGGCGGACGTCGGCCGCGTGGCGGCGGAACTGCTCCAGCAGACGTGGAGCGGGGTGCGTGTCGTCGAGCTCGAAGGCCCGCGCCAGGTGAGCCCCAACGATCTCGCGCTGGCTTTCGCTCGCGTGTTGGGCCGGGACGTGCGCGCGGAAGTCGTCGACAGACGAACGTGGGAAGCGCTGTTTCGCGCGCAGGGCATGAAGCATTCGCTTCCCCGCATGCGCATGCTGGACGGCTTCAACGAAGGCTGGATCGATTTCGAAAGCGGTCCTGACGAAATCCTGCGCGGCCATGTTGCACTGGACACGGTTCTGGGCGAGCTCGTGTCGCGTACGGTCTGA
- a CDS encoding MFS transporter, with amino-acid sequence MEIDAACNPGDLAAPASAHDLAQEDRIFRRLAVQILPILMFAYVTSYIDRVNVSFAKLQMSQHLGFSDAVFGFGAGIFFLGYVIFEVPSNMLLLRVGPRRWITRIVVSWGVVSGLTAFVSTPMQFYVMRFLLGVAEAGFIPAIVLYMARSFPGRRRARILSMFYAALALAGLIGSPLTGFILQYFDGAMQIPGWKWIFILESLPAFVAALYVWMGLDDDVTRSGRFSQAERAILARVLAEDRATTESVNHRGLFSHWLVWAFCVIYFLDVFAIYGYTFWAPTMIKQMGIGSDFVIGLLAALPNAVAVVVMVLFGRSADRRGRQRLHVAALLLMGATGLGLSVVWHDQLWLGMFALCIANAGLISFPPLFWSMPTAALGTASVSMGIAVISSFGNLGGFFGPYAVGYLKQMSGGLAAPLFVMVGCLLLGIVLTMLLPARLVDR; translated from the coding sequence GTGGAAATCGACGCGGCCTGCAACCCGGGCGACCTCGCCGCCCCGGCATCGGCGCACGACCTCGCACAGGAGGACCGGATCTTTCGCCGGCTCGCCGTGCAAATCCTGCCCATTTTGATGTTCGCGTACGTCACGTCATACATCGATCGCGTGAACGTCAGCTTCGCCAAACTGCAGATGAGCCAGCACCTGGGCTTTTCCGACGCGGTGTTCGGCTTCGGTGCAGGGATATTCTTTCTCGGTTACGTGATCTTCGAGGTGCCGAGCAACATGCTGCTGTTGCGCGTCGGGCCGCGCCGCTGGATCACGCGGATCGTCGTGTCTTGGGGTGTCGTGTCGGGATTGACGGCGTTCGTGTCCACGCCGATGCAGTTCTACGTGATGCGCTTTCTGCTCGGCGTCGCCGAGGCCGGCTTCATCCCGGCCATCGTGCTCTACATGGCCCGTTCGTTTCCGGGGCGGCGGCGCGCGCGGATTCTATCGATGTTCTATGCGGCGCTCGCGCTGGCCGGGCTGATCGGATCGCCGTTGACCGGCTTCATTCTTCAGTATTTCGACGGGGCGATGCAGATTCCGGGCTGGAAATGGATCTTCATTCTCGAGTCGCTGCCCGCATTCGTGGCTGCGCTGTATGTATGGATGGGCCTCGACGACGACGTCACGCGCAGCGGGCGTTTCTCGCAAGCGGAGCGCGCCATCCTGGCGCGCGTGCTGGCGGAAGATCGTGCGACGACCGAGTCGGTCAATCACCGCGGCCTGTTCTCGCACTGGCTCGTGTGGGCGTTTTGCGTGATCTACTTTCTCGACGTGTTCGCGATTTACGGCTATACATTCTGGGCGCCGACGATGATCAAGCAGATGGGCATCGGCAGCGATTTCGTCATCGGCTTGCTCGCCGCGCTGCCGAATGCGGTGGCCGTGGTCGTGATGGTCCTGTTCGGACGCAGTGCGGACCGGCGCGGCCGGCAGCGGCTGCACGTCGCCGCGCTTTTGCTGATGGGCGCGACCGGGCTCGGGCTGTCGGTCGTCTGGCACGATCAGCTGTGGCTCGGCATGTTCGCCCTCTGCATCGCGAACGCGGGGCTCATCTCGTTCCCGCCGCTGTTCTGGAGCATGCCGACCGCGGCGCTCGGCACTGCGTCGGTATCGATGGGCATCGCGGTGATCAGCTCGTTCGGGAACCTCGGCGGCTTCTTCGGGCCCTATGCGGTCGGCTACCTGAAGCAGATGTCGGGCGGTCTCGCAGCGCCGCTGTTCGTGATGGTCGGGTGCCTGTTGCTGGGCATCGTGCTCACGATGCTGCTGCCGGCGCGGCTCGTCGACCGGTAA
- a CDS encoding PLP-dependent cysteine synthase family protein, translating to MKSTPGSILDTIGNTSLVPLRHVVPKNGARLFVKLESQNPTGSMKDRIALAMIEAPERDGRLKPDGAVVEYTGGSTGVSLALVCAVKRHPLHLVSSDAFSKEKLDHMRLLGAKLTLVPSDNGRQTEKLTKDMIREAHRIAGETGAYITAQMENTDQLDAYTKMADEIWEQTGGRLDGFVQSVGTAASLRGISRRLREHDARIRIAGVEPAESAVLSGGPTGAHKIDGIGAGYVVPLWRDGIADELERVSTEDARAMAFRLAAEEGLFCGTSTGANVTGALRLAERLGPDATIVTIMCDTGMKYLKSFAQTIG from the coding sequence ATGAAATCGACTCCCGGCAGCATCCTCGACACGATCGGCAACACGTCGCTCGTCCCGTTACGACACGTTGTCCCGAAGAACGGCGCGCGTCTGTTCGTCAAGCTCGAAAGTCAGAATCCGACCGGCAGCATGAAAGACCGGATCGCGCTCGCGATGATCGAAGCGCCCGAGCGCGATGGGCGCCTGAAGCCCGACGGCGCGGTGGTCGAGTACACCGGCGGCAGCACGGGTGTGTCGCTCGCGCTGGTGTGCGCCGTCAAGCGGCATCCGCTGCATCTGGTCTCGTCGGATGCGTTCTCGAAGGAGAAGCTCGATCACATGCGCCTGCTTGGCGCGAAGCTGACGCTCGTCCCGAGCGACAACGGCAGGCAAACCGAGAAGCTGACGAAGGACATGATTCGCGAAGCGCATCGGATTGCCGGCGAGACGGGCGCATACATCACCGCGCAGATGGAAAACACCGATCAGCTCGACGCCTATACGAAGATGGCCGACGAGATCTGGGAGCAGACCGGCGGCCGTCTCGACGGTTTCGTCCAGAGCGTCGGTACGGCTGCGTCGCTGCGCGGGATTTCGCGGCGCTTGCGCGAGCATGACGCACGCATCCGGATCGCCGGTGTCGAGCCGGCCGAATCGGCGGTGCTGTCGGGTGGACCGACCGGCGCGCACAAGATCGACGGGATCGGCGCGGGCTATGTCGTGCCGCTTTGGCGCGACGGCATCGCCGACGAGCTCGAGCGTGTCTCGACGGAGGACGCAAGAGCCATGGCGTTCCGACTGGCCGCGGAGGAGGGGCTGTTCTGCGGTACGTCGACCGGCGCCAACGTAACCGGCGCATTGCGACTCGCCGAACGGCTCGGCCCGGACGCCACGATCGTGACGATCATGTGCGACACGGGCATGAAGTATCTGAAGTCGTTCGCGCAAACGATCGGTTGA
- a CDS encoding GlxA family transcriptional regulator, producing the protein MRLTILALEGLFDTGLTVLLDTFAMANELAAAQGFAAPPFDVTVAGVRKRVRTAHGLSMQVEPASSVRHTDWVAVPAPGIREPERLIETLQRRDVCDAMAHLRAWHADGVGVAAACIGTFLLAEAGLLDHREATTTWSLSPFFRQRYPAVDLNDSRMVVAADRVVTAGSAMGHLDLALWLLRQASPELATLVARFMLIDKRSSQAEYIIPDYLAHADPLIARFERWAREHLSLGFSLQTAAAALAVGPRTLQRRTEAVLGKSPLAFFQDLRIERAQTLVSMGYDLETIASEVGYADSATLRALLRRRLGRGVRELRADNR; encoded by the coding sequence ATGAGATTGACGATCCTGGCCCTCGAGGGTCTGTTCGACACCGGGCTGACGGTACTGCTGGATACCTTTGCGATGGCCAACGAACTGGCTGCAGCCCAGGGCTTCGCCGCACCGCCCTTCGACGTGACGGTGGCGGGCGTGCGCAAACGCGTTCGCACTGCGCATGGACTGTCGATGCAGGTGGAGCCGGCCAGCAGCGTACGCCACACGGACTGGGTGGCCGTGCCCGCGCCCGGTATCAGGGAGCCGGAGCGCCTGATCGAGACGCTGCAGCGTCGAGACGTGTGCGATGCGATGGCGCACCTTCGTGCGTGGCATGCCGACGGCGTAGGCGTCGCCGCCGCTTGTATCGGTACGTTCTTGCTGGCCGAAGCCGGGCTGCTGGATCATCGCGAGGCGACGACCACCTGGTCGCTGTCGCCTTTTTTCCGTCAACGTTATCCGGCAGTGGATCTGAACGATTCGCGCATGGTCGTCGCCGCGGATCGCGTGGTCACGGCAGGGTCGGCGATGGGCCATCTCGACCTCGCGCTGTGGTTGCTGCGTCAGGCCAGTCCCGAACTGGCCACGCTCGTGGCCCGCTTCATGCTGATCGACAAGCGTTCGTCGCAGGCCGAATACATCATTCCGGATTACCTTGCACACGCCGATCCATTGATCGCGCGATTCGAGCGCTGGGCCCGCGAGCATCTTTCCCTCGGTTTCTCGCTTCAGACCGCGGCAGCCGCACTAGCCGTCGGACCGCGCACGTTGCAACGCCGTACCGAGGCGGTACTCGGGAAGTCGCCCTTGGCGTTCTTCCAGGATCTGCGAATCGAACGGGCGCAGACCCTCGTGTCGATGGGGTACGACCTGGAGACGATCGCGAGCGAGGTGGGCTACGCGGATTCGGCGACGTTGCGGGCCTTGCTGCGTCGCAGGCTCGGTCGAGGCGTGCGGGAATTGCGTGCCGACAATCGGTAG
- a CDS encoding MAPEG family protein codes for MNVAINVIYDYGERPRPESRLRSISGIRRSRLRLSQIEANPMTFSPELHLLTLTAIATLLMWIPYMLARIMTRGLMAALSNPDPSHPPDPPWAERARRAHANAIENLAVFAPLVLMCAMTGASSPATAFSARLYLGARLVHYVVYAAGIPVVRTIAFLTGFAATLTFAVALLGRAT; via the coding sequence GTGAATGTCGCTATTAATGTCATTTATGACTATGGCGAGCGGCCTCGTCCCGAGTCTAGACTGCGAAGCATTTCCGGCATCCGCAGATCCCGCCTGCGGCTCAGTCAGATAGAGGCCAATCCGATGACATTTTCGCCAGAACTTCACCTGCTGACGCTGACCGCGATCGCGACGCTGCTGATGTGGATTCCTTACATGCTGGCCAGAATCATGACGCGTGGCCTGATGGCGGCCTTGAGCAATCCCGATCCGTCCCATCCGCCCGATCCGCCATGGGCGGAACGCGCACGGCGTGCGCATGCGAACGCGATCGAGAATCTTGCCGTGTTCGCCCCGCTCGTATTGATGTGCGCAATGACGGGGGCGAGCAGCCCGGCGACGGCGTTCTCGGCCAGGCTCTATCTGGGGGCGCGACTGGTTCACTACGTCGTCTACGCCGCCGGCATTCCGGTTGTCCGCACGATCGCTTTCCTGACCGGCTTCGCGGCAACGCTCACGTTCGCTGTCGCGCTGCTCGGTCGCGCGACCTGA
- a CDS encoding SDR family oxidoreductase — protein MKTSAASVFDYVTRFISTASGLHGRMRLRSSNLIGWETLNMSRTILITGASSGFGRDTAETLSRAGHRVFASMRDVAGRNRPHADALRASGVQVVELDVTDDASVERGVASVLENSGRLDVLINNAGIGSAGVSEAFTTKQVQALFDVNVFGIQRMSRAVLPTFRKQREGLIMNIGSILGRVTFPFFGLYGASKFAIEALTDSYRYELSTLGIDVVLVQPSNYPTNIFASAQRPADAARVPGYGEAGAIPDKMVETLMALFASDHAPDPHDVAEAIAQLVEQAPGTRPARWVVGQSFGADALNAQAAAIQAQTLESLGLAHLAGPQGQSAAA, from the coding sequence GTGAAGACATCAGCTGCCTCGGTTTTCGATTACGTCACACGTTTCATCTCGACCGCATCGGGACTGCACGGACGGATGCGGTTGCGGTCCTCTAACCTCATTGGCTGGGAAACACTCAACATGTCCAGAACCATTCTGATCACCGGCGCCAGCAGCGGCTTCGGCCGCGACACCGCGGAAACACTCTCACGTGCCGGGCACCGGGTATTCGCGTCGATGCGTGACGTCGCCGGCCGCAACCGACCGCATGCCGATGCGCTGCGGGCGAGCGGCGTGCAGGTCGTCGAACTCGATGTGACGGACGATGCGTCCGTCGAGCGCGGTGTCGCCTCCGTGCTGGAAAATTCGGGGCGCCTCGATGTCCTGATCAATAACGCGGGTATCGGTTCGGCCGGCGTTTCCGAGGCGTTCACGACGAAGCAGGTACAGGCGCTCTTCGACGTGAATGTATTCGGCATCCAGCGAATGTCGAGAGCGGTATTGCCGACCTTCAGGAAACAGCGTGAAGGCCTGATCATGAACATCGGCTCGATACTCGGCCGCGTGACGTTTCCGTTCTTCGGTCTGTACGGTGCATCGAAGTTTGCGATCGAAGCGTTGACCGACAGCTACCGCTACGAATTGTCGACGTTGGGCATCGACGTCGTTCTCGTTCAACCCAGCAACTATCCAACGAATATCTTCGCCAGCGCGCAGCGGCCCGCCGACGCCGCGCGCGTGCCCGGCTACGGTGAAGCCGGTGCGATTCCGGACAAGATGGTGGAGACGTTGATGGCGTTGTTCGCGAGCGACCACGCGCCGGACCCGCACGACGTCGCCGAAGCCATCGCTCAACTCGTCGAGCAAGCACCGGGCACGCGCCCCGCACGTTGGGTCGTGGGTCAGTCATTCGGCGCCGACGCCCTCAACGCTCAAGCAGCAGCGATTCAGGCGCAGACACTGGAGAGCCTCGGGCTCGCGCACCTCGCCGGGCCGCAAGGACAATCCGCGGCGGCGTGA